In Eriocheir sinensis breed Jianghai 21 chromosome 3, ASM2467909v1, whole genome shotgun sequence, a genomic segment contains:
- the LOC127004796 gene encoding rhomboid-related protein 1-like isoform X2 produces MKTHTNLTSKGTEGFIDWRDLWYRLDEGRGKVTLDGFQGRIQRTPNNNQAILQAVQVLQAADTKRRGYVEYNQFRDYYNNELAEGSWERAVLARAALDIQDMAPTPEEESVFGTWENLVDYVRACPSPKDFNWYWILPQDYSRASLMYYVSYRSELIHPARLNDWLLHARAVDNLPNQVVIQLLEKCRSTIQRADTNKDGYIEYSEFLRFVRVKVVTTSRSATILRRGALAVLPRNARSLENRRYIEEYSCWPPPLFMLLITLAEIITFIIYVVDMNLPVTGSGPCPTYSPLVFNPSRRYEAWRFVSYALIHSGWVHLFNNLLVQMVLGTLLEMVHRWRIILIYLAGVAWGALANSIFLPTYFLAGASGGVYAVEYAHLSNLVLNWSSMEYPLLQLLVILAVMALDLGYAIWDTYSATETATGHMAHFGGAVAGMLMGVVVLRNLEVEKWENYCRWTSLGLFVALMVCGVLLQVFLPIPEYFPDNDWSSIAQDKEEWDQAQQWG; encoded by the exons ATGAAGACGCATACGAACTTG ACCTCCAAAGGCACGGAGGGCTTCATCGACTGGCGGGACTTGTGGTACCGTTTGGACGAGGGCCGCGGCAAGGTCACCCTCGATGGCTTCCAGGGCAGGATACAACGCACCCCCAACAACAACCAGGCCATACTCCAGGCAGTCCAAGTACTGCAGGCGGCGGACACCAAGAGGAGGGGCTATGTGGAGTACAATCAGTTCCGGGACTAC TACAACAACGAGCTGGCGGAGGGGTCGTGGGAGCGCGCCGTCTTGGCAAGAgcggcgctggacatccaggaCATGGCCCCCACGCCCGAGGAAGAG TCAGTGTTCGGGACGTGGGAGAATCTCGTAGACTACGTGAGGGCCTGCCCCAGCCCCAAGGATTTCAATTGGTACTGGATTCTGCCCCAAGACTACTCCCGCGCCAGCCTCATGTACTATGTGTCCTACCGAAGCGAGTTGATACACCCCGCCCGCCTCAACGACTGGCTGCTGCACGCGCGAGCGGTGGACAACCTGCCCAACCAGGTGGTGATTCAGCTGCTGGAGAAGTGCCGGTCCACCATCCAAAGAGCGGACACCAATAAGGACGGTTACATCGAATACAGCGAATTCCTACGATTT GTGAGGGTTAAGGTCGTCACCACGTCCCGGAGCGCCACGATCCTGCGCCGCGGGGCCCTGGCCGTCCTGCCCCGCAACGCTCGCTCTCTCGAAAACCGCCGCTACATCGAGGAGTACTCGTGTTGGCCGCCGCCACTCTTCATGCTGCTTATAACCCTAGCAGAG ATCATTACCTTCATCATCTACGTCGTGGACATGAATCTCCCCGTCACAGGCAGCGGCCCGTGTCCCACCTACTCCCCTCTGGTGTTCAACCCCAGCCGACGCTACGAGGCCTGGCGCTTTGTTTCGTACGCCCTCATCCACTCCGG CTGGGTGCACCTGTTCAACAACCTGCTGGTACAGATGGTGCTCGGCACGCTGCTGGAGATGGTGCACAGGTGGCGCATCATCCTCATCTACCTGGCGGGCGTGGCGTGGGGCGCGCTGGCGAACTCCATCTTCCTGCCCACCTATTTCCTGGCTGGGGCGTCGGGCGGCGTGTACGCCGTGGAGTACGCTCATCTCAGCAACCTGGTGCTG AACTGGTCTTCGATGGAATACCCGCTGCTGCAGCTGCTTGTGATCCTGGCGGTGATGGCCCTCGATTTAGGCTACGCCATCTGGGACACTTACTCTGCCACAGAGACCGCG ACCGGCCACATGGCGCACTTTGGCGGGGCCGTGGCTGGCATGCTAATGGGCGTGGTGGTGCTGAGAAACCTGGAGGTGGAGAAGTGGGAAAACTACTGCCGGTGGACGTCACTGGGTCTCTTCGTGGCCCTGATGGTGTGTGGGGTGCTGCTCCAAGTGTTCCTTCCCATCCCAGAATACTTCCCCGACAACGACTGGTCTTCCATCGCGCAGGACAAGGAAGAGTGGGATCAGGCGCAACAGTGGGGCTAA
- the LOC127004796 gene encoding rhomboid-related protein 1-like isoform X1 gives MAEEIQLLPMEQKTSKGTEGFIDWRDLWYRLDEGRGKVTLDGFQGRIQRTPNNNQAILQAVQVLQAADTKRRGYVEYNQFRDYYNNELAEGSWERAVLARAALDIQDMAPTPEEESVFGTWENLVDYVRACPSPKDFNWYWILPQDYSRASLMYYVSYRSELIHPARLNDWLLHARAVDNLPNQVVIQLLEKCRSTIQRADTNKDGYIEYSEFLRFVRVKVVTTSRSATILRRGALAVLPRNARSLENRRYIEEYSCWPPPLFMLLITLAEIITFIIYVVDMNLPVTGSGPCPTYSPLVFNPSRRYEAWRFVSYALIHSGWVHLFNNLLVQMVLGTLLEMVHRWRIILIYLAGVAWGALANSIFLPTYFLAGASGGVYAVEYAHLSNLVLNWSSMEYPLLQLLVILAVMALDLGYAIWDTYSATETATGHMAHFGGAVAGMLMGVVVLRNLEVEKWENYCRWTSLGLFVALMVCGVLLQVFLPIPEYFPDNDWSSIAQDKEEWDQAQQWG, from the exons ATGGCGGAGGAAATACAGCTGCTACCAATGGAACAAAAG ACCTCCAAAGGCACGGAGGGCTTCATCGACTGGCGGGACTTGTGGTACCGTTTGGACGAGGGCCGCGGCAAGGTCACCCTCGATGGCTTCCAGGGCAGGATACAACGCACCCCCAACAACAACCAGGCCATACTCCAGGCAGTCCAAGTACTGCAGGCGGCGGACACCAAGAGGAGGGGCTATGTGGAGTACAATCAGTTCCGGGACTAC TACAACAACGAGCTGGCGGAGGGGTCGTGGGAGCGCGCCGTCTTGGCAAGAgcggcgctggacatccaggaCATGGCCCCCACGCCCGAGGAAGAG TCAGTGTTCGGGACGTGGGAGAATCTCGTAGACTACGTGAGGGCCTGCCCCAGCCCCAAGGATTTCAATTGGTACTGGATTCTGCCCCAAGACTACTCCCGCGCCAGCCTCATGTACTATGTGTCCTACCGAAGCGAGTTGATACACCCCGCCCGCCTCAACGACTGGCTGCTGCACGCGCGAGCGGTGGACAACCTGCCCAACCAGGTGGTGATTCAGCTGCTGGAGAAGTGCCGGTCCACCATCCAAAGAGCGGACACCAATAAGGACGGTTACATCGAATACAGCGAATTCCTACGATTT GTGAGGGTTAAGGTCGTCACCACGTCCCGGAGCGCCACGATCCTGCGCCGCGGGGCCCTGGCCGTCCTGCCCCGCAACGCTCGCTCTCTCGAAAACCGCCGCTACATCGAGGAGTACTCGTGTTGGCCGCCGCCACTCTTCATGCTGCTTATAACCCTAGCAGAG ATCATTACCTTCATCATCTACGTCGTGGACATGAATCTCCCCGTCACAGGCAGCGGCCCGTGTCCCACCTACTCCCCTCTGGTGTTCAACCCCAGCCGACGCTACGAGGCCTGGCGCTTTGTTTCGTACGCCCTCATCCACTCCGG CTGGGTGCACCTGTTCAACAACCTGCTGGTACAGATGGTGCTCGGCACGCTGCTGGAGATGGTGCACAGGTGGCGCATCATCCTCATCTACCTGGCGGGCGTGGCGTGGGGCGCGCTGGCGAACTCCATCTTCCTGCCCACCTATTTCCTGGCTGGGGCGTCGGGCGGCGTGTACGCCGTGGAGTACGCTCATCTCAGCAACCTGGTGCTG AACTGGTCTTCGATGGAATACCCGCTGCTGCAGCTGCTTGTGATCCTGGCGGTGATGGCCCTCGATTTAGGCTACGCCATCTGGGACACTTACTCTGCCACAGAGACCGCG ACCGGCCACATGGCGCACTTTGGCGGGGCCGTGGCTGGCATGCTAATGGGCGTGGTGGTGCTGAGAAACCTGGAGGTGGAGAAGTGGGAAAACTACTGCCGGTGGACGTCACTGGGTCTCTTCGTGGCCCTGATGGTGTGTGGGGTGCTGCTCCAAGTGTTCCTTCCCATCCCAGAATACTTCCCCGACAACGACTGGTCTTCCATCGCGCAGGACAAGGAAGAGTGGGATCAGGCGCAACAGTGGGGCTAA